TAGTCTTTTGTTCCTGTTGCCATATCTTATCAATCCTCATATCATATATTTACTGTTCTTATTATAATACTTTATATGAGTCATGTCAAGTATCTTTCATAGGTTTGTATAATGATTTTTTAAGGAGAGGCAATTAGTGTACTTTACAGTGAGGCAAAAAATGTTATTATGTTAGTATAATTGAAGTGAGGGACTGATATAAAATGACGAAAAAAGGCATAAAAAAATTAAAAATCAGGCGTCTAAAGATTATAAATTTTAAGGCGATTGATTTTATAGAAATAGAATTCCCTAAACCAATAATTAAGAATGAACCGGATGTTTTTGTTATGGGTAGCATTAATGGCCTCGGAAAGACCTCTATACTGGAGGCCTGCACTCTTTTAGTTTTAGCCATTACCGGTGGAATAAAGCTCAGAAATAGAGGCCCTTTTGAATTCCCTATTAATTTCTTTGATTTATTGATACGTTCAGGTTCAGATAAAGCTGTTATAGAGGCTGATGTAGAAATAAACAATAAAGTGCAATTAGTAAGTTTAACATTACACACAAATGGGAAAATAGATATAGACCATCCTAATGCTGTTAGTGCCAATAAAGATGGAAATGTTGAAATGTATGACTATTTTATTCATACTTTAGCTGGCTACTCTAATGAACCCTTATTATTTTCTTACTTTATGTATTTTCATAGTTACAGAAAAGTACAGGAGGGGAGAATACCGTTAGGAATGATAGTGGACCGTGAAGAACGAGATGAGCATATTCCACGATTAAGGCCTTTTTACAGAAAGCCGTTAAAAAGCATTTTTAAGGGTGAGGTACTGAAAGCTTTTATAGGAGGAGCTAATCTTGTTGAAACTCTTGACCCTAAGGATTCATCAGCTGTGTTAATAAAACTTAACAATCTGCTTAAAAATTATGCTAAAGGTACAATTGAAAAACTCACTGCTGATGCCGATAGTACAGTTGACTTCAGAGTAACTCCAGTAAACGGCGGTAAGTCTTTTGCTTTTGATGGTTTGAGTTCAGGGCAAAAGGAAATCATATCCACGTTGTTTTTAATTTGGCATTATACACAGAATTCATCGGCTGTTGTTTTGATAGACGAACCTGAATTACACCTTAATCACGAGTGGCATAGAAATTTTATAGGACAACTAAATATCATGGCTCCAAATAACCAATATATTATAGCAACTCATTCTGAGGATATTGCTGACTCGGTAGATAAGAACAGACGGATAATACTGCGACACAGCTAAACTGATTAGATGGTTACAGTAGAAAAAAATGTAAGCGCCGAGGCATTCAAACAAAAAGGGGAACATACTCTTTTTGTAGAGGGCGAAGAGAATTCCATTGATCCACAGGTGATTTCCAAGTTATTACATGATATAGTCAGAGTAAAACCATTAGGGGCTTCTCCTTATATAAAAAGTGTGGCAGACGCCATGTATAAACATCATCCCAAGTACTACTTCTTAATTGACAGAGACCATTATGATGACGCTTTTATTGAAGAGCGCTGGAGTAATTTCCCTGACCCCAACTTTTCAAATTTACTTGTATGGCCCCGACGAGAAATCGAAAACTACTTTATAATCCCTGATTATATAAAACAGTCTGAATATTTGAGCGTATCGTTTGACGAACTGGAAAATTGTATTATAAAACTTTGCAATGAGAGGATTTTCATAGACTCTGCAAATTTAGTTATTTTAGATATAAGAGAGAACTTTAAACAAACAGAGATTAAACTGTTTGAAAAAAAAGATGATTTTAAGACTAATGACGATGCAATAGAAAAACTATCTGGATTGAATAGTTTTAATAAATTTAAAGATAAGATTTCTGAAAAAACATCAGAAAATTATCTTAAAAATAAATATGAAGAATTTTACAATCTTATTACAGGTGGAGACGGTAAATTAGAATTTAATACGGGGAAATGGCTTGAGCTGATAAAGGGAAAAGAAGTTTTGCCATCTGTTAGAACTACGTGTTTTAATGGAAAAGCTATTAAAGAAATTCCTCAAAAAGAAAGACTGAAAACTGTTACTAAAGATCTTGTAACGAAGCCAATAAAAGACCAGCCTCATGATTTCCAAAGACTTTATGAATTAATCTCAAAACAAATAGATAGATAGATAAACTTCACTTAGTTCTCTATTAAAAAAGAATCTTTACAAGCACCTGTTATATATTATAGAATTTTAAGAGGGTTCCAATAAAAAAAAATGGCAGGAGGTTTATATGGACAGGACTGGAGTTATAACATTTCAGGGAGGCGGCTTAACACTTACCGGAAACGAAGTAAAGGTTGGTGACAAGGCGCCTGACTTCACACTTACAGACAACGCCCTAGGAGCAGTTACCCTTAAGGATTTTGCCGGGAAAACAAAAATAATCAGCGTAACCCCGTCTCTTGATACTCCTGTGTGCGACGCCCAGCTGAGGAAATTTAACGAGGAGGAGGCAAAGTCAGGCTCTGATGTTGTTGTGCTAAACGTAAGCATGGACCTACCATTTGCAAATGCAAGGTTTTGTGCCACTGCCGGCATTAACGCCGCTAAAACCCTTTCTGATTACAAGGACGCATCGTTTGGCTTAAATTACGGTGTTTTGATTAAGGAACTAAGGCTCCTTACACGCGCTATTTTTGTTGTTGATAAGAACGATGTTATTAAATACATAGAAATTGTACCGGAGATTACCAATCCGCCGGATTACGGTAAAGCATTAGCCGCTGCTAAATAACATCCATCAGAGAAGACAGCTGCCATAGGGCAGCCGCCTTTGCATTAACCGCTTTTTTTGTTAATGATTCCATCAATTGAGTGCAGAAAGGCAAGGATGGGGTTTCTGAAAATCATTCGGGGGCCTGAAAAGCGCATAACGGCCTTGATCTTCTCCCTCATATCGGGCTTATAACAGTGTATTGTGCAGTGGCTGCAGTTTGGTTTACTGTCCTGGAATTTACACCTGTCAAGGCGTACCTGAGCATAATCGTGGAGTGACTGGCAGTCGGGGCATAGTGTGTTAGCCGCAGCCTTGTGATTTTTCCTGCAATAAAGTGAAATCATCTTTCCAACAGTTTTTTTTTCAAGTTCAATTCTTTTTATTTTAAAAGCCATGCTGCTTACCCCTTGCTGATTTATTTTATGCTCTTGTTTTACAATAAGATATTATTATTTTAATTAATATGACAGAAATCAGCAAATGCAGTCTAACACGGCTATGAAATTATTCGTCGTAATTTTTGTGGCGCTCTACAGCACAATCCACTACTACGTCTATAGCCGTATAACAAACGCTTTCCCGCTGCCGGTTCATCTGAGGGTTGCCATTGTTGTTTTTATGGCGCTGATGGTCTTTACCCCTATGCTTATAAGGCTTGCAGAACGCCACGATTATGAAAATGCCGCCTCACTTAGCGCAAACGTGGGTTATACATGGATGGGGCTTATCGTTATTTTTCTTCCTGTCTCATTTTCTCTTGAAATTATACGGGTAATATCACAGTCTGATTTCTTCTCAAAAATGATACAGCTAAAAATCACCAGCCGGACAGTTTTCTTACTGACTCTCTTAATAACACTCTCAGCTTACATCTACGCCTTTATTGACGCACGAGTAATACGTACAGTGCATCTTACAATAAAGACTCCAAAAATTCCCAAAGGAGCCGGTAAAATTAAAATAGCCCAAATATCAGACGTCCACATCGGAGTTCTTGTCAGAGAAAGCAGAATCAAGCCAATAATTTCCATTCTTAAGAGGGAAAAACCAGATATAATACTGTCAACCGGAGACTTTGTGGACGGACAACTTGATCATTTAGACGGGCTGTCAAACCTGTTTTTGGAGCTAAATCCTCCCTCCGGTAAATATGCAGTAATTGGAAACCATGAACTGTACGCAGGGCTTCAGGACTCTCTGGAGTTCACCAAAAAATCGGGATTTACAATACTTAGAAATGAGGCGGTTACTGTTGGATTTCTGAACATTGCCGGAGTGGATGACAAAGATATCAGCAGATTTAACATTGCTGAAACAAAAACTGAAACAGACCTGCTGTCAGCCCTGCCAAAAGATAAATTTACAATTTTATTAAAGCACAGGCCGATTATAAGTCCTGACTCTGTAGGACTTTTTGACCTTCAACTTTCAGGGCACACACATGGCGGACAGATTTTCCCATACAATGTTTTTCCACTGTTGGTATTTAAGATAAACACCGGCTATACCAAACTCACAAACGGCTCATCCATATACTTAAACCGCGGAGCCGGCACATGGGGCCCTCCCATACGACTCTTTGAGCCGCCCGAGGTAACAATCATAGAGATTGATACCGAGTAGCGCTCAAAAAAGTAGTATTTTTTAAGTTTTCTCTAATATCAAAAAATCATGAATATATGAGGAATCATAAAAAAGATTTTATCCGCAGATGACGCAGATTCTCGCAGATTTTTTTCATCTGCGTCCATCTGCGTCATCTGCGGACTAATCCTTAATTTCTGGAAGCTACTTGGAAATAGATTCTTTCTGGAGAAGATCCTCTATCTTTACGCCAATCTGAGAGCCGTGAGCGCCAAAGACTGAGCCCTCCATTCTTTTTGTAAATCTGTTAAGCCCTAAAGGATAGGCTGTTGCAGGAAGGGAAATATAGCCAACCTCTTTCACAATGTTTGGAGCACTTTTTAAATAAAACTCCACAAATTTCTGAACCTCTGGTTTCGCAGCCGATTGAACGCTCACATAGATGAAAATTGGCCTTGAAAGCGGCTGGTAAACTCCCTTAAGTACATTATCATATGTTGGAAGCACAGCGTCCTTGCCTCCTTTCTTATCATTGATGACAGGGACTAATTTTAACTTATCCTTGTTATTTTCGTAGTATGCAACGCCAAAAAAGCCAAGAGCATTAACATCGGATGATATCCCCTGTACTAACACATTTGGGTCAGCACTTGATGTGTAATCCCCCCTGCTTGAGTGTTCCTTACCGACCGTAGCTTCAGTAAAATAATCGTAAGTGCCTGAGTCAACACCAAGGCCAAACAGATGAATTTCCTTATCCGGCCAGCTAGCTCTAACCTGATTCCATTTGGAAATTTTAGCTTGTGCCTCTGGTTCCCAAATTTTCTTAAGCTCACTTACAGTAATATCCTTTACCCACGTGTTTTTTGGGTTTACAACAACTGCTATTCCGTCATATGCCACTGGAATTTCTATGTATTTTATCTTGTTGGATTTGCAAAGCTCAGCCTCTGTCTCTTTTATTGGTCTAGAAGCGTCACTTATATCTGTCTCTCCTCTGCAGAACTTTTTAAAACCGCCCCCAGTGCCGGATAATCCAACAGTAACTCTAATTTTACCCTTTTCAGCTTTTTGAAATTCCTCTGCCATTGCAGATGATATTGGAAACACAGTTGACGAACCGTCTGCCTTAACAATTGCAGTTTCCCCATAAACCGTGCCTGTTAGACCTGCTAAAAAAAGGAAGATCAAAAAACTTGCTAATTTCGTCCTCATAAGTCATATTCTCCTTTTTGTTTTGGTTTTACCATTAAAATGGTTTTTTGAGTCGTATTTCACATGCCATAACACTGATAATACCTATGTAAGTAAAATATCATAACACTTCAATTGTTACAACAGAGTTACATTTATGTTACATTTAGATTAATAAATTAAGACTGTCATATACCCCATGAGAAAACCTAAACTACGTTAGTCGAATTTAAACCTCTCCCCGATAAACAGCGCTGTAGCAGCGTCAACGACATCGGGGTCAAAAAGAATACCCCTTGCTTTTTGTATCTCCTCGATAGCTTTTTCAATTCCAAGTCCGGCTCTGTAAGGTCTGTGGAATGTTATTGCCTCAATTACGTCTGAAACGCATATTATCCTTGCTTCAAGCAATATACCTGTGCCCTTAAGCCCAATAGGATAGCCGCTGCCATCCCATTTCTCATGGTGCTGAAGCACAATCTGCGCCACAGGCCACGGGAATTCTATGGTTTTTAAAATATCAAAACCAACCTCAGAGTGCATTTTTATCAGTTCGAATTCTATATCGCTAAGTTTCCCCGGTTTACTCAGTATCTCTGCAGGTACATAGATTTTTCCGATGTCATGAATGGTGCCGGCCATTCGTATGGCATCTATCGTATCCTCATCGAGTTTCATCTCAGTGGCTATTGCCCGCGCAAGATTAGCCACGCGCCGCTGATGTCCTGCGGTATAGGGGTCCCTGACCTCTACAGTCATAGCTATTGTCTGGATTATGCCGCCTATTACTTTTCTTAACTTCTCAACACTCTGCTGAAGCTCTGCCTCTGCGCATTTTCTCCTGCTTATGTCCCTTATTATTCCTGTAAAAAAAGTTTCTCTTTGATTTTTCCAGGAAGCTAAAGACAACTCAACTGGGAATTCACCCCCTTCTCTGTTTTGGGCCACAAGCTCAAAGGTCTTGCCTATAGCCTCAGAATCCCCGGTAGATAGCACTCGTTTAATGCCCTCTTCGTGTTTGTGTATTAACCGCTCCGGAATTATAAAATTAAGAGGAATTCCTACAACCTCATCAGTACTGTAACCAAATGTTCTTACTGCGCCGTCATTCCAAAACAATACAATGCCATCAGCGTTAATTGTAATTATGGCATCCTGAGTTGATTGAACTATAGAGCGGAGGAACTCCTTCTGATCTCTTAAAACCTCCTCTGCTCTTTTTCGCTCTATAACGTTAGCAATTGTGTTAGCCACCGTTGCCAGAAACTCCTCCTCATCCGTGTCCCTCTTGTGATTGTGTCCGATAAACAGGTTCAAAACTCCAAGCAGCTTCTGTCCAGAAATGATCGGTACACAGTAGTGGCCGTGCGCAGGCATAGAGTCATAACGTATGTCATGACGGTCGTCTATATCCGGGGCATATACTGCCTCCCTGCTTTGGGCTACCTTACCACAGATACACCTGCCATAAGGCACTTCATTACAAAGGGTCGTAATCGGCTCGGTTAATCCCCTTTGTGCTTTCATCTTAAGTTTCTTTTTTTCCTCATCGGCTAAAAACACACAACCTTTTGATTCAAGAGCCAGTCTTGGAATTGTAAATATAAAATCAAGGATACGTTCAAGTTGTTCTTTTAATTCTATAGGTTCGAGTGAGATTTGAAGTATTAAGTCAACCACTGACTGCATCTGAGAGTTTAAGACTATCTTTTGCTCTGTCTCAAGTTTGGATGTAATATCCTCAATGGCCTCAAGATATTGAGTTACCTCTCCCCTGGAATTAAATTTAGGAGTGAGTGTTATTTTTATATGTTTTTCGCCAAATGATCTTTCTACAACAGCAGGATTTTTAGTTAAGAGACACTGCTGTTTTCTGCAAAAGCTGCACATTTCAGACCCTTTGTCCTGGCTATCTGCCTTTTCGGCTATTATCTCATAACAAGGTCTTCCTGTTAGCTCATCATTTGACTTACCGGTTAGTTTTTCTATGAAGCCGTTAACTTTCAGGACTTTCATATCAGCCCCAATATAAACAACGCCTATGGGGACAGTGTTAAAAAGCATTTGTAAATCAACTGGAATATTTTTATCAGTCACAGAACACCACTTTTGAGGGTGAGCAGAGGCTTAAACTATAGCCTTTGTATGATAGACAGGGTATTTCCATTTTGTTACATTTATGTTAACAAAACACTGTTACTTCTGACAAGAATTAATTAGAAACAATCATTGACAACATCAGATTAAAAGTGTTAGTTTGTATTGTGTGTTGTAAGAGTTGTATGACAGGTAGAGTGATGTGTGCGCAAACTGTGAGGGTATTGCGGACAAGCCGGGGGGGCCTAAGATATGTCAGATGATAAGCAGGTATTTGGGGAGCCGGTAATAACCGGAGACAATGGTGGTAGCGGAAATGGCAGTAATATGGCCATTACTATAGAAAAAGTTGAAAATATAGAAGTAAAAGGAAAGCCAAAAGTTATTGTGGTGCGAAATATCGTCGAGAAGCCCAAAACTATTAGAAAACTGAATTGCTGGGAATTTCATAATTGCGGGAGAGAACCTGGTGGTAAGCATGTGGAGAGGTTTGGGCTGTGTCCGGTAGCAACGGCAACATCTTTTAACGGACTTCATGGGGGAATAAATGCAGGCAGGGCGTGCTGGGCAATTTTACCTTCTATTGGAAAAAAGAAAGAATCTTATGCCGCTAAGATACGAAGATGCACAGAATGTGAGTTCCATCAGCTTGTTATCAAAGAAGAGGAAAAGTACCAGAGTGGAGTAAAACATTTTAAAAAACATAAAAAAGAAACAAAGGCAAAGACATTTAAAGAACCTGGATTTATTAAGCACATATATGAAAAGAGCAAACACACAGCCTTTGAGGATGATACCGAAATAGAGTCAATTATTATCTCATTGTTGATAGGCTGGGTAAGTCTGTGTCCATCGGTTAGTATGCTTGAGGGTAGTAAGAGGCTGTGTAAAGAGGACCTGGTTGATGAACTAATGATTATTGACGCCATAGCCGACCACCCCAGAAGCAGAGCGGCAACAGTTGTTGCTAAAACCATGTTTAAAGCACTGAGAAGACAGATTGGTGGCTATTTTGATCCGCTTATAGATAAAGTAAAACCCAAAGGCGATAAGAAAAGTTAGCAAATGCGGCACTGATTGGCAGACAAGGTGTGGCTACTACAGGACATGATTGTAGTTGTCATCTTATCTATTAATTAGTGAAGTGCGATATAAAGGCTGTACAGACCATAGAGTATAAAAATAAGAGCGGCTATCCATTTAACAATTTTTTCTGGAATGTTTTTACCCATAACCACCCCAACTATAATACCAAAGCCATCGGCTACCATCATTCCAACCGTTGTGCCAAGCCAAACGGCCATCAAAGAGTTATACTTTGCGGCTAGAGTTACTGCAGCAAGTTGTGTTTTATCACCCATTTCAGCCACAAAAAATGACACTGCAACGGTCCAAAACGGGCTCATCTCAGACTTCTTATCCTCGCATTGCAAGTCGTCTCCCTTAATAGTCCAAAGTCCAAACATAATAAACGCAACGGCAGCAGCCACATTTATATAAACCATTGGAACTATCCGTGTAACATACGTGCCAGCCAGGGCAGCTAACAGGTGATTGGCAAGGGTTGCCACAAATACCCCCAACATTACCGTATGCCACTTGTACCTTGCCGCCATACACATGGCCAGAAGCTGGGTCTTGTCTCCCATCTCGGCAATGAACACTACAAGTACTGATGCTAAAAATGCTGTCATAAGTTTGGTTTTCTCATAGGTTTTGCGATTCTCTCAGCTTGCCTGTTTTATGCTGCCAACTCTTCTCGGATTTCTTCACGTTCACTCCAAAGCACGGGTTTGACATTATAACTTTTTATTGCGTCCAGAACGGATGCCGCTGGAGCATGTTCCGAGTCGTTCAGAAACGCATAGGCCCGTGAATTTGCCGGTCTAACAACTTTGGTGTCAAACCATGAAAAAGCAACTCCCTCAGCTGAGTCGCGGCCTGGCCTGTTTATAGCTTTAAGGATGCGTTCCGGCTGTTGCTTTGATGCAGGAATAACAAAGTCAAATCTATGAACAAATCCACTTTTGCCAGTAAAATTTATGTTTGGAGTGTATCGTATATCACACAATTTTAACCATGAAGTAACATCTTCTAGAAAAAGTGATGTCACCATAGGAGCAGCAAGATAAAAAAGGTCATTAACAGCCAATATCGCCTGAATTAAATTATGCTTCTTTAACGCGAAATTTTCTGATGAGGCCTGAATCGTTAATGAATTATTTTCTAGTTTTACCCCAAACCCATTCAATGTAAAAGTTAGAAGTTCCTTACGTTTCATGCTTTGTAGTTCGCAGCCTGATTGCTTAAGGTCTTCAATTGTGTACCCATCATCAGTGAAAATAAACCCATGCTCTTGCCGTTTTACATAGATTTGGAGATAATCATTATGCCTGTCAAGATAAGGTGTTGTTATCTCTATCCAGTCTTTAACCTGTCGTAGCGCTGTTTTATCTTTAAGCCATACTATATATGTGTCTATATGTTTCTGGATTTCATTAATCATAAAAAAGTCATCATCTTGTCTCATAATCTTGTATAAAATATACTTAAACCCCGCTCGCTGTCTTGAGTTGTTTTTCTGTTCCTTATCCTTTTTTTATTGCCAGAAGGTTTGACATTACAGAATTCCCCTTTTTTGTTAAAGCCCACTTTTCTTCATTGTCGCTTAATACTTCAATGAGCCCAAGTAATCTAAACTGATTTAATATTTGACTTATAAAATTGTCGTCTAACTCTAATTCACTAAGATAACTGTCTTTCATACCCAAGTGTTTGCCTAGCATAGTGTACAAATTAATTAATACTTCATATCTGGAAATTCCTTTTATCATTGACGGGGAAATTTTCTTAAATATATCATTCCAAGTGGTTGTAAGTGAACGAGTCTTTTCATTAAAAGTATAATTAATAATAAAAGAATCATCACCCTGTGCCAAACTTTCAATATCTCCATGTGGTCTGTTTGACTCAGCTTCCAGTTTTTCTTCTAATTCCTGAACTTTTTGTCTTAAACTAAGTATTTCCAATTCACTTTCTTCAGTGGCTACTTTATCGGCTCTTACCCAGCCGGTTGCTGGATTATTGTCTATTAATTTTTGAAGGCTTGTTGAAACAGCCAAAGCAAGGTCTTTAGATGTCTCCCAGTATTGTATCACCTTTTCCTCGTCAAGTTTTCCAATAAATGCCTCAAGTTTCTCCTTACCGGCAGGATCTTTCTCAGAGCGATCCAGTGGAATTTGCCCAGGGTTTTTATGAATAAATCCAATGATAGGTTTTCGTTTTTCTAATGCGTAGCAGTATTCTTTTTCTGTATAGCTGACCCCATCTTTACTGATTGAACCGTACCTTCCACCGATAATTACAATGTAGTAATCACAGTCATCTATAATTTTTTTAATTAATGTCAATTGATCATCATTCGCTGCCGGAAAGAGTTCCATTCCTGATGGAATACAGTCAAGTTCCAAAAGTGCCTGCATAATCTCTTGCCGCTCATCATGCAAATCATCATAAGTTGAACTTACAAATACTTGATAACGCTTATCCACTAATCCTCTCCCCCTGATTTTAATGCAAATTCGAGAGTAACATTTTGTTTGCACAAAACACAATGGCAGCAAAGAGAGCAAGAGAGGCATTGAAGGTCAGACTTTTTGTTAGGTTGCAGGTATCGTCACGGTAAAGGTGGTTCCTTTACCTACAGTGCTTTCACAATTAATAGTGCCCTTAAAGGTCTGGGTTATAAGATTATAAAGTATGTGCAAGCCTAGCCCTGTGCCTCCCCCTGCCCTGTTTGTCGTGAAAAACGGATTAAATATCTTGCTAAGATTCTCCTCCGGGATTCCCTTTCCGTCATCGATATACTTTAATACAAAAGAATCATCGGTACTTGATATTTCTATAGTTATGACCCCTTTGTCAGCCTCGTTATAAGCGTGCATCAGGGAGTTTATTACTAAATTTGTGATTATCTGCGCCAATTCTCCTGGGTAACTGTTTATCTCCATATCGGGCGGGCAATCAAGTTTAATTTCTATTGAGGTGTGTTTTAATTTAGGACTAAGGCTTGTTATCACCTTTTCGATATAATCTTTGATGTTAAATATACGCTTTTCATGCGATGTCTGATCGGCTGAGACTAATTTGAAACTCTTAACGAGTTCGCTGGTTCGCTCAAGGTTAGCTAAAATAAGCTCGCTGGATTTCGTGGCATGTGTAAAATAGTTAAAAAGCTCATCTTTTTTTGCGGTCTTATTATTTATCGCAACTGAGAGTTTGCTTGTCACGTCCTGCAGGTGTGAGGCAGCGGTGACAGCAATTCCAACAGGCGTGTTTATTTCATGTGCAACACCGGCTACCAACCCGCCAAGGGCTGCCATTTTTTCAGATTCCACAAGGTGCTGCGTGGCTTTCTTTAACTCGCTTGTACGCTCAGTTACGAGCTCTTCTAAATGATTCTGATATTTTAACAATTCATGCTGAGCCATGATTCGCTGCCGGATGTTAACAAGGAGAATAACGATAAAAACAATCAGAACGGTTATGAGCGCCGTAACTCCCCATATCACGCGTTTGTATTTGAAGTAAAATGTCTCCGGTTTATTTATAACAATGGCTCCAGCAGGCAAAGATGAAATATCTATGTCAAACCTCTGCATCACATTATAATCAAACATAAATGTGTTGGGACTTTTCATGATTACAGGTATATTGTCTGCTTTTTCGCCGTTTAATATTCTAATAGCAAGTTTACCTGCTGACTCACCCTGGTAGAAACTGTTTTTAAGCATACCGCCAACTATACCATACCCCAGCATGTAGTCAACCCCGCCATACACAGGCACCGATGATGCACGCGTTATTTGAGTTACTGCCATTGACGGTGTAAAGTCCTCACCATTTCTGTCTTTAAAAAAGGAAAGATAAAATACAGCCGTATCAGGCTTTAATTTGCTGACAAGTTGTTTGACCTCATCCATTGTTGAGTTGTCAAGATATGTAAAGTTAATCGTCTGTTTATACTTACCAATTGCATTATTAAAAGAGTTCTTTTCTAAAATTCCAGTTGTTGTCATGTCGCTGATAACTATAAACTGCTTCAGTCCAGGATTTAACTTCAGTGCTAAATCCACTGTTGCTTCATAATCTGACCCTTCATTAACACCCGTAAAACCCTGATACCCTGCTGTTTTTTCTGGTGTGTAATCATTTATGCCACAAAAAACAAATGGCACTCCTTTAAAAAGCTCTTCCCTGTATTGTTTGACAAAGTCAAGCGC
This Nitrospirota bacterium DNA region includes the following protein-coding sequences:
- a CDS encoding DUF4062 domain-containing protein encodes the protein MDKRYQVFVSSTYDDLHDERQEIMQALLELDCIPSGMELFPAANDDQLTLIKKIIDDCDYYIVIIGGRYGSISKDGVSYTEKEYCYALEKRKPIIGFIHKNPGQIPLDRSEKDPAGKEKLEAFIGKLDEEKVIQYWETSKDLALAVSTSLQKLIDNNPATGWVRADKVATEESELEILSLRQKVQELEEKLEAESNRPHGDIESLAQGDDSFIINYTFNEKTRSLTTTWNDIFKKISPSMIKGISRYEVLINLYTMLGKHLGMKDSYLSELELDDNFISQILNQFRLLGLIEVLSDNEEKWALTKKGNSVMSNLLAIKKG
- a CDS encoding sensor histidine kinase; the encoded protein is MFKEKEEITLHIEYMDTKRIKSAEYYKILSELFKHKYKKIHFEIIIVTDDDALDFVKQYREELFKGVPFVFCGINDYTPEKTAGYQGFTGVNEGSDYEATVDLALKLNPGLKQFIVISDMTTTGILEKNSFNNAIGKYKQTINFTYLDNSTMDEVKQLVSKLKPDTAVFYLSFFKDRNGEDFTPSMAVTQITRASSVPVYGGVDYMLGYGIVGGMLKNSFYQGESAGKLAIRILNGEKADNIPVIMKSPNTFMFDYNVMQRFDIDISSLPAGAIVINKPETFYFKYKRVIWGVTALITVLIVFIVILLVNIRQRIMAQHELLKYQNHLEELVTERTSELKKATQHLVESEKMAALGGLVAGVAHEINTPVGIAVTAASHLQDVTSKLSVAINNKTAKKDELFNYFTHATKSSELILANLERTSELVKSFKLVSADQTSHEKRIFNIKDYIEKVITSLSPKLKHTSIEIKLDCPPDMEINSYPGELAQIITNLVINSLMHAYNEADKGVITIEISSTDDSFVLKYIDDGKGIPEENLSKIFNPFFTTNRAGGGTGLGLHILYNLITQTFKGTINCESTVGKGTTFTVTIPAT